A stretch of Vulpes lagopus strain Blue_001 chromosome 20, ASM1834538v1, whole genome shotgun sequence DNA encodes these proteins:
- the NRIP1 gene encoding nuclear receptor-interacting protein 1: MTHGEELGSDVHQDSIVLTYLEGLLMHQAAEGSGTAVDKKSAGHNEEDQNFNISGNAFPACQSNGPVLNTHSYQGSGMLHLKKARLLQSSEDWNAAKRKRLSDSIVNLNVKKEALLAGMVDNVPKGKQDSTLLASLLQSFSSRLQTVALSQQIRQSLKEQGYALGHDSLKVEKDLRCYGVASSHLKTLLKKSKAKDQKPDTNLPDVSKNLIRDRFVESPHHVGQSGTKVMSEPLSCAARLQAVASMVEKRASPATSPKPSVACSQLALLLSSEAHLQQYSREHALKTQNANQAASERLAAMARLQENGQKDVGSFQLSKGMSSHLNGQARTSSSKLMASKNTAFQNPMGVVPSSPKNAGYKNSLERNHLKQAANNSLLLHLLKSQTIPKPMNGHNHSERGSIFEDSSTPTTIDEYSDNNPSFTDDSSGDESSYSNCVPIDLSCKHRIEKPEPDQPVSLDNLTQSLLNTWDPKVPTVDIKEDQDTSKNSKLNSHQKVTLLQLLLGHKNEESVERNNSPQEVHGDVTKFSSQNYARTSVIESPSANRTTPVSTPPLLSSTKAESPINLSQHSLVIKWNPPPFACGSQADRPANAAPNPLMDLTKGKDSLGEKPAHNEGAPSSATFSASKLLQNLAQCGLQSAPGEEQRPSRQLLSASTDRPLGMVERRSSPLLSNRANAAEESKAFGSAAAGPEAGPPGSEIENLLERRTVLQLLLGNPTKGKSEKKEKTPLRDEGTQEHADRALSEQILMVKIKSEPCDDPHSPSPSPSAHLSPDARGAPFPGPAQRSAAAPPAPGELKSEPVSPQDFSFSKNGLLSRLLRQNQEGSLAEEADGGRGSSELALLESRNLCVVPKKRKLQSEPLENPFKRLKSSAADAADSPGGGAPDGLFGSLLGQPEPRCKSDLEFKYPGSRGPAGDAEPRAWARESKSFNVLKQLLLSENCVRDLSQPRGGAALEARRRAPRSAAGGPRPELSVPPLDGLLYGPAQPGGCGDGRTGPGPGPGPGPGPRPRPRPCPCPCPGPARAAPSPPFPEPGGCAGARPEPGPADGCAGGAGDKGPIKWVIADADRNGHEKGCPRLTRTNPILYYMLQKGGGPVAGRDARDRAAWGEPCAGSEAQGTATAEAPPAAGAKAAVLGLRSPFNGHVGGSGPRPRSADASAYGPRGHVLALKEEAE; the protein is encoded by the coding sequence ATGACTCATGGAGAAGAGCTTGGCTCTGATGTGCACCAGGATTCTATTGTTTTAACTTACCTAGAAGGATTACTAATGCATCAGGCAGCAGAGGGCTCAGGTACTGCCGTTGACAAAAAGTCTGCTGGGCATAATGAAGAAGATCAGAACTTTAACATTTCTGGTAATGCATTTCCCGCCTGTCAAAGTAATGGTCCAGTTCTCAATACACATTCATATCAGGGATCTGGCATGCTGCACCTCAAAAAAGCCAGGCTCTTGCAGTCTTCTGAGGACTGGAATGCCGCGAAGCGGAAGAGGCTGTCTGATTCCATCGTAAATTTAAACGTGAAGAAGGAAGCTTTGCTAGCTGGCATGGTTGACAATGTGCCTAAAGGCAAACAAGATAGCACATTACTGGCCTCTTTGCTTCAGTCATTCAGCTCCAGGCTGCAGACCGTTGCTCTGTCGCAACAAATTAGGCAGAGCCTCAAGGAGCAAGGATATGCACTCGGTCATGATTCTTTAAAAGTGGAGAAAGATTTAAGGTGCTATGGTGTTGCATCAAGTCACTTAAAAACTTTGTTGAAGAAAAGTAAAGCTAAAGATCAAAAGCCTGATACCAATCTTCCTGACGTGAGTAAAAACCTCATCAGAGACAGGTTCGTAGAGTCACCACATCATGTTGGACAAAGTGGAACAAAAGTCATGAGCGAACCGTTGTCATGTGCTGCCAGGTTACAGGCTGTTGCAAGCATGGTGGAAAAGAGGGCTAGTCCAGCCACTTCACCCAAACCTAGTGTTGCCTGTAGCCAGTTAGCATTACTCCTTTCAAGTGAAGCCCATTTGCAGCAGTATTCTCGAGAACACGCTTTAAAAACGCAAAATGCGAATCAGGCAGCAAGTGAAAGACTTGCCGCCATGGCCAGATTACAAGAAAATGGCCAGAAGGATGTTGGCAGTTTCCAGCTCTCAAAAGGAATGTCAAGCCATCTCAACGGTCAGGCGAGAACATCATCGAGCAAGCTAATGGCGAGCAAAAATACGGCGTTTCAGAACCCGATGGGTGTTGTTCCTTCTTCCCCCAAAAATGCAGGCTATAAGAACTCACTGGAAAGAAACCATCTAAAACAGGCTGCTAATAATAGTTTGCTTTTACATCTTCTTAAGAGCCAGACCATACCAAAGCCAATGAATGGACATAATCATAGTGAGAGAGGAAGCATCTTTGAGGATAGCAGTACCCCGACAACCATCGATGAGTACTCGGATAACAACCCTAGTTTTACAGATGATAGCAGTGGTGACGAAAGTTCCTATTCCAACTGTGTTCCCATAGACTTGTCTTGCAAACATCGAATTGAGAAACCAGAACCTGACCAGCCTGTTTCTCTTGATAATTTAACCCAGTCCTTGCTGAACACTTGGGATCCCAAAGTCCCCACTGTGGACATCAAAGAAGATCAAGATACCTCAAAGAATTCTAAGCTCAATTCGCACCAGAAAGTGACTCTTCTTCAGTTGCTGCTTGGCCATAAGAATGAAGAAAGTGTAGAAAGAAACAACAGCCCTCAGGAAGTACACGGCGATGTGACCAAGTTCAGTAGCCAGAATTACGCGAGGACTTCCGTAATAGAAAGCCCCAGTGCAAACAGGACTACCCCAGTGAGCACCCCTCCTTTGCTTTCCTCCACAAAAGCAGAGTCTCCCATCAATCTGTCCCAACACTCGCTGGTCATCAAGTGGAATCCCCCGCCGTTCGCCTGCGGCTCTCAGGCTGACAGGCCAGCGAATGCTGCACCCAACCCCCTGATGGACCTTACGAAGGGCAAAGACTCGCTAGGAGAGAAGCCAGCGCACAACGAAGGCGCACCGAGCTCGGCGACTTTCAGTGCCAGTAAGCTGTTACAGAATCTAGCTCAGTGCGGGCTGCAGTCCGCCCcgggagaggagcagaggcctAGCAGGCAGCTGCTGAGCGCGAGCACGGATCGGCCCCTGGGCATGGTGGAGAGGCGGAGCAGCCCTCTGCTCTCCAACAGAGCAAACGCGGCGGAAGAAAGCAAGGCATTCGGCAGTGCAGCGGCGGGTCCCGAGGCAGGACCTCCCGGTTCCGAGATCGAAAATCTGCTGGAGAGGCGCACTGTCCTCCAGCTGCTCCTGGGCAACCCCACCAAGGGGAAGAgcgaaaagaaagagaagactccTCTGAGAGATGAGGGTACTCAGGAGCACGCGGACAGAGCTTTAAGTGAACAGATCCTGATGGTCAAGATAAAGTCGGAGCCTTGCGATGACCCgcacagccccagccccagtccgAGCGCGCACCTGAGCCCTGACGCCAGGGGCGCCCCGTTCCCGGGTCCCGCGCAGAGGAGCGCGGCTGCCCCGCCGGCGCCCGGGGAGCTGAAGTCGGAGCCCGTTTCACCCCAGGACTTCTCCTTCTCGAAGAACGGCCTGTTGAGTCGGCTGCTGAGGCAGAACCAGGAGGGCTCCCTGGCGGAGGAGGCGGACGGCGGCCGCGGGAGCAGCGAGCTGGCGCTCCTGGAGTCCAGGAACCTCTGCGTGGTCCCCAAGAAGAGGAAGCTTCAGAGCGAGCCCTTGGAAAACCCGTTTAAGAGGCTGAAAAGCAGCGCAGCGGACGCCGCAGACAGCCCCGGCGGGGGCGCCCCCGACGGGCTGTTCGGGTCCCTGCTGGGCCAGCCGGAGCCGAGGTGCAAGAGTGATCTCGAGTTCAAATACCCCGGCAGCCGGGGCCCCGCGGGCGACGCCGAGCCCCGCGCCTGGGCCCGGGAGAGCAAGAGCTTCAACGTCCTGAAGCAGCTGCTCCTCTCGGAAAACTGCGTCCGGGACCTGTCCCAGCCCCGCGGCGGCGCCGCCCTGGAGGCCCGGAGGAGGGCGCCCCGGAGCGCGGCGGGCGGCCCCAGGCCCGAGCTGAGCGTCCCGCCCCTCGACGGGCTGCTGTACGGCCCCGCGCAGCCCGGCGGCTGCGGCGACGGCAGgaccggccccggccccggccccggccccggccccggcccgcgcccgcgcccccggccctgcccctgcccctgccccgggcccgcGCGCGCCGCGCCCAGCCCCCCCTTCCCCGAGCCCGGGGGCTGCGCGGGCGCCAGGCCGGAGCCGGGGCCTGCGGACGGGTGTGCGGGCGGCGCCGGCGACAAGGGCCCCATCAAGTGGGTCATCGCCGACGCGGACAGGAACGGGCACGAGAAGGGCTGCCCCAGGCTGACCAGAACCAACCCCATCCTCTACTACATGCTGCAGAAGGGCGGCGGGCCCGTGGCCGGCCGGGACGCGCGGGACAGGGCCGCCTGGGGGGAGCCGTGTGCGGGGAGCGAGGCGCAGGGCACCGCCACGGCCGAGGCCCCCCCCGCCGCGGGCGCGAAAGCCGCCGTCCTGGGTCTCCGCAGCCCCTTCAACGGCCACGTGGGCGGcagcggcccccgcccccgcagcgcGGACGCGAGCGCCTACGGCCCGCGGGGGCACGTGCTGGCCCTTAAGGAGGAGGCCGAGTAG